In Triticum aestivum cultivar Chinese Spring chromosome 5B, IWGSC CS RefSeq v2.1, whole genome shotgun sequence, the following proteins share a genomic window:
- the LOC123110382 gene encoding uncharacterized protein — MVLIRSLLLDPALSTPPLGPIQWRPHDVDLPDGVRSQWQRQAPCGWGRFEVALVETWTTSHCYRGSRGDIQLLRARGLFSPLFTVAFILQAKNSGQPRRRRHFERGEILEVVVITDKGTGRSNGGGFEAEAAIRACLSPYPMIGGRRATATSHASGPEVQGTTTNCSSDI; from the exons ATGGTGTTGATCCGGTCCTTGCTGCTGGATCCGGCCCTCTCCACTCCTCCTCTCGGTCCGATCCAATGGAGACCACACGACGTCGACCTCCCGGATGGCGTGAGGTCCCAGTGGCAACGTCAGGCCCCTTGCGGTTGGGGTCGATTTGAGGTGGCTCTGGTGGAAACATGGACCACGTCACACTGTTACAGGGGCTCCCGAGGCGACATCCAGTTGCTCCGTGCGCGGGGATTATTTTCACCTCTGTTTACTGTTGCGTTTATTTTGCAGGCCAAAAACAG TGGGCAACCTCGACGTCGTCGTCACTTCGAGCGCGGCGAGATCCTCGAGGTCGTCGTCATCACAGACAAGGGCACTGGCAGATCCAATGGCGGCGGATTC gaggcggaggcggccattAGGGCATGCTTGAGTCCGTACCCGATGATTGGTGGCCGAAGGGCAACTGCAACCTCGCATGCCTCGGGTCCAGAGGTCCAAGGCACCACAACCAACTGCTCTTCAGACATATGA